In the Larimichthys crocea isolate SSNF chromosome XXI, L_crocea_2.0, whole genome shotgun sequence genome, one interval contains:
- the tasor2 gene encoding uncharacterized protein tasor2 isoform X2, protein MESGNGGASSKGVLVPVSPTSDTFQNKVLAPLKSAYLYEESKQFFRYKSAVLIKNAELEKKYDDFRAKRREAGYSEEDLKESYGFLLFDDANKANTLGETGVLTGNSTCTTLGDPSHGVYISMYSDCLDLNRWYHGKSGYIVIIRLTKGRVKKVSENYTQNFTAPTEGFDCHVSEQLPSVSAKTSSFLAFERTQYYMYELLNDGSNKTAESPSAACPFATVSFSYTDTKAALEAPQEKSEEKKSVCHYFPWRGQLQIDTHFYNVALRSTTGGSIPAELPPVVKIERATSMLDLRKLLPRAIFETCFSGEIFLDGLYCSLCELVSSEADETSSLSSLLWEIKEKDVALTIPLNDGGFLILLHSSHFLRYDDTGSSASEVLQGMFVFPDSRTIYADAKSGQRKPAMSSEILRVLPVLNYAEGEVEKTTIDPSEELCEVFMQHMHNYATLINPGLALSPSRDFSIFPDQYDVPDAHKHLYSSPEWTNRAWQTMRSYLNKPVSFQLPVPKVSEILAAGQEERIEDLDDDVYICLSSPEEAPANHVGMESEEEGVGQKSSENVETFVDRCVTNAEAEGDLTEPTDVLPDDLQSGDATKDSEKSDLTVLIKTDMGTKNLLTPSTSGDLPTELIVSITSAERTVTDESLISTESAPKHNDFELSVFSTAKLEETGMNSLNDETAKTIKDVDYPEVNNLTKTKHRKPHRGHYKARKHILKACIETSSLHTVTTPLEEDNMKSQKEDQANESSGHPQLSNPPKIDWRKVRKRKRIFGKLSSKNKKVRSATVGPAVAEEKSSDPGQQSFEGTILKELEACPLRKKTERWDLKPVTSECGRILVPHGSVDFADQIKSLKDKIQSTKDEQLPEKMLVDATVSVHDTVEMEQKSSAASETAVDETVATTSKSEGNHVPNIVLSHVNLEPGILRQSYDGNGSLTLNPVSSEHSSTNDGTDTPPLKPVQEKHTDAPSPVKSATKGEFLLSKLKSVLQRGKRKTGIPVPEETTANTAQETEPCLKKSKVDSNSGMLKGLDAITTVQETGLDFKDVSKMLSVDPVFAYALGLTPKETPDKIQTSEGQDTQQKKESSVTEEQFISDKPQIIQRPLSIFPRRSRIKTLKKHQGIPAEYVKKKCAPFQVSPLSGSTRLLHHHQTMYGNGFKTLHLSVDQEDRTEYNRTPDYLKKYRRQFRLSRTFDNKDGSIQVTKQWKDNYDFNLDSKYTSDSKDRAIIRALHGPWDFSIQDTSEEVRLIVHMWIGLFYSRTTDRFFHVDSNSANSFSEESDSLEIQSSGMVAAPAQSELKTNSPSLNVMDTKDTSISKALDLSKKDNSVLDQESVILDLSLRNSNAEIVTSDPRVNKRETSVSDQQREASETLNTPKTSMEQQKYSRKWILLTDIITKVNATSEKVTPLEHSVLPALKGVGPFSSAQEEIKSVSVQPKKHQTASGIGHVLDEFYNEKTHVTDWIVNSEATEMSLVQKQGRDSSISVTDKEVYANKKGFDLVHTVEHVEIESKHMENLKVKEKPYQEGNVEPSPKMIHTGDDSAKKESGIVCNGSLLESEKQLSREEHKAVPLGKAENVHEDVDCCTEHEDNVTTADSSGKEDGLGVKDISDVEASSALNDQLLPMMCNDPSSVKKDCISECNGQAPLDKQPPQADNKEDGCHDLQLRTLCANGSGMMDEHVFEKAPCVPSNMEPIPNETVVEEISENVCLTDLHDQPLPMTYGPDLEKKDCTAECNRQAPLDEQPSQADNKEDDCHDSQLRALCATDRALTDEHVSEKAPCAPSELDHISNETVVEEISENVCLADLSDQSLPMTYDGPDLEKKDCTAECNRQGPLDEQPSQADNKEDDCHDSWLRVLCATDRALTDEHVSEKAPCAPSELEPISNEPALEEISENVCLADLCDQSLPMTYDGPDLEKKDCTAECNRQAPLDEQPPQADNKEDDCHDSWLRVLCATDRALTDEHVSEKAPCAPSELEPISNEPALEEISENVCLADLSDEPLPMTYDSPDLERKDCMTECNRQAPLDEQPSQADNKEDDCHDSQLRVLCATDKALRDEHVSEKAPCAPSELEPISNEPALEEISENVCLADLSDELLPMTNDGPDLVKKDCMMEFNRQTPLDKQPPQANNKEDACHDLQLRTACVTNRAVRDEHLSERNHYVSSEMKPIHDEPAVKEISENVGLADLSDQPLPLTNDGPDFVKKDCITDCSDQAPPVDEQPPQADNKEVSCYDFQLRKLCEPVVEENKENYICLADKAHQKAALPISDESTCLDESSADGPLPQVNASVETGGQNKLMANFSLSNDDHKDQDTSFQGEQSVDNTIQKELFYHQPHCGAEVALSKEIDLKSDATNKGLEKIHNRVVIPFIGEDISEDEVQPCESHSEHKVEKVQTSSGLTEIPFIGETTHPETVLSTDLRSTSQLYSKKVEMSAGKIPLSLFNVSETNQPEVSGSESDDRCPTPTMDEKPYQYVTSSGPSSSSSTTFNGIEIWENINQKRLSKSAKSIPDEMALDQKQKSTVNSDPIPHRGLHPDLELRTLRVLQSIDKFFSKSSHTNKPSQIQTAEMKRSLDQTSNISTKYSPACFTPSHTSVDFKDKKTSNAKPVVVSASTSQHLNTQSPGHFLISPIKSKLEDLLGVRLQLNHTDSSVNHHYFEKREELQENAVRKDCYPQRPLPSTECVQAIKPDIDQDGHKLTSQTNSGHEPRSYCQRPVMAVKPSKSDEIQAESICKDSEDSVMSKFFKDKQTKTPIVTYATPASMFLEKKTESLNEDKQEFSAVLDPLYLYEGRDFSKFNKIPSSSFPVQPFESAKTFSKLVDVSQNVLTNSLVETVGKSSKENNEMDQKDYLGISTLVADYKDDTIIDDSLILGPQSSLTCTVYNTRQKRSDTFLEQLSKRCLQEDLTQATLEQECLIFSEQMKQLLKKRSTHQQDTRDNLNLSCSSPVTVQFSSLEEQGDSIDLFDVDEPSLVGHKIKVDMSDRKQPAETTEESTSHPQKSSQRTGNPMEHTGVSVVTAECATLYTALMNDVCTVAKDPSRSKHLRTIRGVIKTEPINHFDFCDQMKREMDESFRSNLNSIVKKSCKTKYRFYTLVTSDDTFFEQTKAQLEAEGHTAVEPSEFFLSEDTSSSLLIILRNEDIAEHICEVPHLLELKKSPSVQFAGIDEPDDVVNLTHQELFMRGGFIMFDRATLESLSLSNMKKMSEILQELSRTGKWKWMLHYRDSRWIKENARLSAEAKEKKHFLNWCHEVGLLEVLPYHECDLMSKDQPDYLTCLVRLQVQNISARYPVFITDTTDSAFGTNGILTMTLSSFLTCSLSETFAV, encoded by the exons GTGTTTACATATCGATGTACTCTGACTGTTTGGATCTAAATCGCTGGTATCATGGGAAATCTGGGTACATTGTCATCATCCGGCTGACAAAG GGAAGAGTTAAAAAAGTTTCAGAGAACTACACCCAGAATTTCACCGCCCCCACTGAAGGGTTTGACTGTCACGTCTCAGAACAGTTGCCCTCGGTATCTGCCAAAACCAGCTCCTTTCTTGCCTTTGAGAGGACCCAG TATTACATGTATGAGCTGCTAAATGATGGAAGCAATAAGACCGCTGAGTCTCCCAGTGCTGCCTGTCCTTTTGCCACTGTGTCATTTTCATATACGGATACCAAAGCAGCACTTGAAGCACCACAGGAGAAGAG CGAGGAGAAAAAATCGG TTTGTCATTACTTTCCATGGAGGGGTCAACTTCAAATAGATACCCATTTCTATAACGTTGCGCTGAGGTCTACAACGGGGGGCTCGATCCCTGCAGAGTT gcCACCAGTGGTGAAAATTGAACGAGCCACTTCTATGTTAGATCTGAGAAAGCTGTTGCCAAGGGCCATCTTTGAAACCTGCTTCTCTGGTGAAA tctttctgGATGGCTTATACTGCAGTCTGTGTGAGTTAGTTTCTTCTGAGGCGGACGAAACCAGCTCACTTTCTTCGCTTCTATGGGAGATCAAGGAGAAAGATGTT GCTCTCACTATTCCGCTCAATGATGGTGGCTTTCTTATCCTCTTGCACTCCTCCCATTTCCTCAGATATGACG ataCTGGGTCCAGTGCATCTGAGGTCCTGCAAggcatgtttgtgtttccagacTCACGAACTATATATGCAG ACGCAAAATCTGGACAGAGAAAGCCTGCCATGTCATCTGAAATCCTGCGAGTTTTACCAGTACTAAACTATGCAGAAGGCGAAGTTGAGAAAACAACGATTGATCCAAGTGAAGAACTGTGTGAAGTATTTATGCAACATATGCATAATTATGCAACACTGATAAATCCTGGGTTGGCATTAAGCCCCTCTAGGGACTTCAGCATCTTTCCAGATCAGTATGATGTGCCAGATGCTCACAAGCACCTCTACTCATCCCCAGAGTGGACTAACAGGGCATGGCAGACCATGAGGTCATACCTGAACAAACCAGTCTCTTTTCAACTACCAGTGCCAAAGGTTTCAGAAATCCTGGCAGCTGGACAAGAGGAGCGAATAGAAGACCTTGATGATGATGTCTACATCTGCTTGTCATCTCCTGAGGAGGCACCAGCCAATCATGTTGGCATGGAATCAGAAGAAGAGGGTGTTGGTCAGAAATCTTCTGAAAATGTTGAGACATTTGTGGACAGATGTGTAACAAATGCTGAAGCAGAAGGTGACTTAACAGAGCCTACAGATGTCTTACCAGATGATTTGCAATCTGGAGATGCTACCAAAGACTCAGAAAAATCGGACCTGACTGTGCTGATCAAAACTGACATGGGGACAAAAAATCTCCTGACTCCATCTACATCAGGTGACCTGCCCACAGAGCTGATTGTCAGCATCACGTCAGCAGAGCGAACTGTCACTGATGAAAGTCTGATCAGTACTGAGTCGGCACCTAAGCACAATGACTTTgagctttctgttttttcaacAGCCAAATTAGAAGAAACAGGAATGAACTCTCTGAATGACGAAACTGCTAAAACTATAAAGGATGTTGATTACCCTGAGGTAAACAatctcacaaaaacaaaacataggaAACCACACAGGGGACATTACAAAGCTCGGAAACATATATTGAAAGCTTGCATTGAGACTTCCAGTTTACATACTGTCACAACTCCATTGGAAGAAGACAACATGAAGAGTCAGAAGGAAGACCAGGCCAATGAATCATCAGGCCACCCACAGTTGAGTAATCCTCCAAAAATTGATTGGAGGAAAGTGCGAAAGCGAAAACGCATTTTTGGAAAACTgtcatcaaaaaataaaaaagtcagatcTGCTACAGTTGGTCCAGCAGtagcagaggagaaaagttcTGACCCTGGACAGCAGAGTTTTGAAGGCACTATTTTAAAAGAACTTGAAGCTTGTCCGCTGAGGAAGAAAACAGAGCGTTGGGACTTAAAGCCGGTTACCAGTGAATGTGGAAGAATCTTGGTCCCTCATGGCTCTGTAGATTTTGCTGATCAGATTAAGTCTTTAAAGGATAAAATACAATCTACAAAAGATGAACAGCTCCCTGAAAAAATGCTGGTTGATGCCACTGTCAGTGTTCATGACACAGTTGAAATGGAGCAAAAGTCCAGCGCTGCTTCAGAGACAGCAGTGGACGAAACTGTGGCCACAACATCTAAGAGTGAAGGGAACCATGTACCAAACATTGTTCTTAGTCATGTTAATCTTGAACCTGGCATTTTGAGACAGTCGTATGATGGTAATGGTTCATTAACTTTAAATCCAGTCAGTAGTGAGCATTCTTCAACGAATGATGGCACGGACACGCCACCCTTAAAACCAGttcaagaaaaacacactgacgCACCCTCCCCTGTAAAATCTGCAACAAAGGGTGAATTTCTGTTGAGTAAACTAAAATCAGTTCTTCagaggggaaagagaaaaaCCGGTATCCCTGTACCAGAGGAAACAACTGCAAATACTGCCCAAGAAACTGAGCCTTGTCTCAAGAAGAGCAAAGTTGACTCCAACTCTGGGATGCTGAAGGGTCTAGATGCAATTACCACTGTTCAGGAAACTGGTTTGGATTTTAAGGATGTTTCAAAGATGCTTTCAGTTGACCCTGTTTTTGCATATGCTCTAGGCCTGACCCCAAAAGAGACACCAGATAAGATACAGACATCTGAGGGTCAGGATACTCAACAAAAGAAAGAGTCATCAGTGACAGAAGAACAATTCATTTCAGACAAACCACAAATCATACAAAGGCCTCTGTCGATTTTTCCAAGGAGGAGTCGGATTAAAACACTCAAAAAGCATCAAGGCATCCCTGCAGAAtatgttaaaaagaaat GTGCGCCCTTCCAGGTATCCCCTTTAAGTGGTTCTACTAGACTGCTGCACCATCACCAGACAATGTATGGCAATGGATTTAAAACACTACACCTCTCTGTCGATCAGGAAGACAGAACTGAATACAACAGGACTCCAGATTACCTGAAAAAATATAGAAGACAGTTCAGGCTCTCCCGTACCTTTGATAACAAGGATGGATCTATCCAAGTCACAAAGCAGTGGAAAGACAATTATGACTTTAATCTAGACAGCAAATATACCAGTGATTCAAAGGATAGAGCTATCATCCGAGCCTTGCATGG CCCATGGGATTTCTCCATTCAAGACACCAGTGAAGAGGTGCGGCTCATCGTCCACATGTGGATAGGTCTGTTCTACAGCCGGACAACAGACAGGTTCTTTCATGTTGACTCAAACTCTGCGAACTCATTTTCAGAAGAAAGTGATTCTTTGGAAATCCAGTCCAGTGGAATGGTGGCGGCTCCAGCTCAGTCTGAGCTTAAGACCAATTCTCCATCGCTGAATGTAATGGATACGAAGGACACTTCGATATCAAAAGCTTTGGACCTCAGCAAAAAAGATAACTCTGTCTTGGACCAAGAATCTGTGATTTTAGACTTGTCACTAAGAAACTCCAATGCAGAGATTGTTACTTCAGATCCACGAGTCAACAAACGAGAGACTTCTGTATCTGATCAACAGAGAGAAGCTagtgaaacactgaacacacccAAGACATCTATGGAACAACAGAAG taTTCCAGAAAATGGATACTCTTAACAGACATTATCACTAAGGTGAATGCGACAAGTGAAAAAGTTACTCCCCTGGAGCACAGTGTTTTACCAGCTTTGAAAGGTGTTGGACCATTCAGTTCTGCACAGGAAGAGATAAAAAGTGTATCCGTTCAGCCAAAAAAGCATCAGACTGCTTCAGGAATTGGCCATGTGTTAGATGAATTCTACAATGAGAAGACACATGTGACAGATTGGATTGTTAATTCAGAAGCTACAGAGATGAGTTTAGTGCAAAAACAAGGAAGAGACTCATCCATATCTGTGACAGACAAAGAGGTATACGCTAACAAAAAAGGATTTGATTTGGTTCATACAGTTGAACATGTTGAAATTGAATCCAAACATATGGAAAAcctgaaagtgaaagaaaagccATACCAAGAAGGCAATGTAGAGCCATCTCCAAAAATGATCCATACAGGTGATGATTCAGCAAAGAAAGAATCTGGTATAGTCTGCAATGGAAGTCTTTTGGAAAGTGAAAAGCAGTTATCCAGGGAGGAACATAAAGCAGTGCCACTGGGCAAGGCTGAAAATGTTCATGAAGATGTGGATTGTTGTACAGAACATGAAGATAACGTGACAACAGCTGATTCCTCTGGAAAAGAAGATGGACTTGGTGTGAAAGACATTTCAGATGTGGAAGCCAGTAGTGCTTTGAATGATCAACTGTTACCAATGATGTGTAATGACCCAAgctctgtaaagaaagattgcATCTCAGAGTGTAATGGCCAAGCACCATTGGATAAGCAACCACCCCAGGCAGACAACAAAGAAGATGGGTGCCATGATTTGCAATTGAGAACGCTGTGTGCAAATGGCAGTGGAATGATGgatgaacatgtttttgaaaAAGCTCCCTGTGTTCCATCAAATATGGAGCCTATTCCCAATGAAACTGTAGTTGAGGaaatttcagaaaatgtttgtttgacagatttGCATGATCAGCCATTACCTATGACATATGGTCCAGACTTGGAAAAGAAGGACTGTACTGCAGAGTGTAATCGCCAAGCACCATTGGACGAGCAACCATCTCAAGCAGACAACAAAGAAGATGACTGCCATGATTCACAGTTGAGAGCGTTGTGTGCTACTGACAGAGCATTAACAGATGAACATGTTTCTGAAAAAGCTCCCTGTGCTCCATCAGAACTGGACCATATTTCCAATGAAACTGTAGTTGAGGaaatttcagaaaatgtttgtttagcaGATTTGAGTGATCAGTCATTACCTATGACATATGATGGTCCAGACTTGGAAAAGAAGGATTGTACTGCAGAGTGTAATCGCCAAGGACCATTGGACGAGCAACCATCTCAAGCCGACAACAAAGAAGATGACTGTCATGATTCGTGGTTGAGAGTGCTGTGTGCTACTGACAGAGCATTGACAGATGAACATGTTTCTGAAAAAGCTCCCTGTGCTCCATCAGAACTGGAGCCTATTTCCAATGAACCTGCACTTGAGGaaatttcagaaaatgtttgtttggcagATTTGTGTGATCAGTCATTACCTATGACATATGATGGTCCAGACTTGGAAAAGAAGGATTGTACTGCAGAGTGTAATCGCCAAGCACCATTGGACGAGCAACCACCTCAAGCAGACAACAAAGAAGATGACTGCCATGATTCGTGGTTGAGAGTGCTGTGTGCTACTGATAGAGCATTGACAGATGAACATGTTTCTGAAAAAGCTCCCTGTGCTCCATCAGAACTGGAGCCTATTTCCAATGAACCTGCACTTGAGGaaatttcagaaaatgtttgtttggcagATTTGAGTGATGAACCATTACCTATGACATATGATAGTCCAGACTTGGAAAGGAAGGACTGTATGACAGAGTGTAATCGCCAAGCACCATTGGATGAGCAACCATCTCAAGCAGACAACAAAGAAGATGACTGCCATGATTCGCAGTTGAGAGTGCTGTGTGCTACTGACAAAGCATTGAGAGATGAACATGTTTCTGAAAAAGCTCCCTGTGCTCCATCAGAATTGGAGCCTATTTCCAATGAACCTGCACTTGAGGaaatttcagaaaatgtttgtttggcagATTTGAGTGATGAACTATTACCTATGACAAATGATGGTCCAGACTTGGTAAAGAAGGATTGTATGATGGAGTTTAATCGGCAAACACCATTGGATAAGCAACCACCTCAAGCGAACAACAAAGAAGATGCCTGCCATGATTTGCAGTTGAGAACAGCATGTGTAACAAACAGAGCAGTGAGAGATGAACACCTTTCAGAGAGAAATCATTACGTTTCATCAGAAATGAAGCCCATTCATGATGAACCTGCAGTTAAGGAAATTTCAGAAAATGTTGGTTTGGCAGATTTGAGTGATCAACCATTACCTTTGACGAATGATGGCCCAGACTTTGTAAAGAAAGATTGCATCACAGACTGCAGTGACCAGGCACCACCAGTGGATGAGCAACCACCTCAAGCAGACAACAAAGAAGTTTCCTGCTATGATTTTCAGTTGAGAAAGCTGTGTGAGCCTGTAGttgaggaaaataaagaaaattacatttgtCTGGCAGATAAGGCACACCAGAAGGCAGCATTACCTATATCTGATGAGAGCACCTGCTTAGATGAGTCCTCTGCAGATGGACCTCTTCCCCAGGTAAATGCCAGTGTTGAAACAGGAGGCCAAAACAAATTGATGGCAAACTTCAGTCTAAGTAATGATGATCATAAAGATCAGGATACCTCATTTCAGGGAGAGCAAAGTGTTGATAACACAATTCAAAAAGAACTATTTTATCATCAGCCTCATTGTGGAGCTGAAGTGGCATTGTCTAAAGAAATTGATCTCAAAAGTGACGCAACAAACAAAGGATTGGAAAAGATCCATAATCGGGTTGTAATTCCATTTATTGGAGAAGACATCTCTGAAGATGAAGTACAACCATGTGAGTCACACTCAGAACACAAGGTGGAAAAAGTTCAGACCAGTTCAGGCTTGACAGAAATTCCATTTATTGGTGAAACTACACACCCTGAAACTGTCCTTTCCACAGACCTACGCAGTACATCTCAATTGTATAGTAAAAAGGTAGAAATGTCTGCTGGCAAAATACCATTATCACTTTTTAATGTAAGTGAAACAAACCAGCCAGAGGTCTCAGGAAGTGAATCAGACGACCGGTGCCCTACCCCAACTATGGACGAAAAACCATACCAGTACGTAACTTCTTCTGGCcctagtagcagtagtagtaccACCTTTAACGGTATTGAAATCTGGGAGAATATCAATCAGAAACGTCTTAGTAAAAGTGCAAAATCTATCCCAGATGAAATGGCGCTTGACCAAAAACAGAAGTCTACCGTTAATAGTGATCCCATACCTCATCGTGGTCTTCACCCTGATCTTGAACTAAGGACTCTAAGAGTTCTGCAAAGTATAGACAAGTTCTTCTCCAAATCAAGCCACACTAACAAACCCAGTCAGAttcaaacagctgaaatgaaacGCTCTCTTGATCAAACCTCTAACATCAGTACCAAATACAGCCCCGCTTGCTTTACCCCAAGCCACACCTCAGTTGACtttaaggacaaaaaaacaagcaatgcAAAGCCAGTGGTTGTGTCAGCCTCTACCTCACAGCATCTGAACACACAATCACCTGGTCACTTTCTTATATCACCTATCAAAAGTAAATTAGAAGACTTACTTGGTGTTCGTTTGCAGCTAAACCACACTGACTCATCAGTTAATCATCACTATTTTGAAAAAAGAGAGGAACTGCAGGAAAATGCTGTAAGAAAAGATTGTTATCCACAAAGACCCCTTCCTTCTACTGAGTGTGTGCAAGCAATTAAACCAGATATTGACCAAGATGGACACAAATTGACGTCACAGACCAATTCAGGTCACGAACCACGTTCGTACTGTCAGCGCCCTGTCATGGCTGTAAAACCATCTAAGAGTGATGAAATTCAAGCAGAGAGCATCTGTAAAGACAGTGAAGACTCTGTAATGTCAAAGTTTTTCAAAGATAAACAGACTAAAACCCCCATAGTCACATACGCCACACCAGCTTCCATGTTCttggagaaaaagacagaaagtctAAATGAGGACAAGCAAGAGTTCAGTGCAGTTCTAGATCCTTTATATCTGTATGAAGGAAGGGACTTTTCAAAATTCAATAAGATTCCTTCATCATCTTTCCCAGTGCAGCCTTTTGAATCTGCAAAAACGTTCTCTAAACTTGTTGATGTGAGCCAGAATGTCTTGACAAATAGCTTAGTTGAAACAGTTGGAAAATCATCTAAAGAGAATAATGAGATGGATCAGAAAGACTACTTAGGTATATCAACTTTAGTTGCAGATTACAAAGATGATACTATCATAGATGATAGTCTCATCTTGGGACCTCAAAGCTCACTCACATGTACAGTCTATAACACCAGACAGAAGAGATCTGATACTTTTCTGGAGCAGCTTTCAAAAAGGTGCCTACAAGAAGACCTTACTCAGGCAACACTAGAACAGGAGTGCCTTATCTTCTCAGAACAAATGAAGCAGCTTTTGAAAAAGAGATCCACCCACCAACAGGACACACGTGACAACTTGAATTTGTCTTGCTCCAGTCCTGTAACTGTGCAGTTTTCTAGTTTAGAGGAGCAGGGGGATTCAATAGATCTCTTCGATGTGGATGAACCATCACTTGTTGGTCATAAAATCAAGGTAGACATGtctgacaggaaacaaccagctgaaaccacagaagaaaGTACTTCACATCCTCAAAAATCATCTCAAAGAACAGGCAACCCAATGGAACATACTGGAGTTTCTGTTGTGACTGCAGAATGTGCCACTCTGTACACAGCATTGATGAATGATGTTTGTACTGTCGCAAAGGACCCCTCTAGATCTAAGCACTTAAGGACAATCAGAGGCGTCATAAAGACTGAACCAATTAACCATTTTGACTTCTGTGAtcaaatgaagagagagatggatgagagTTTTCGCAGTAATCTGAATTCCATTGTGAAGAAatcctgcaaaacaaaatacaggttCTACACGTTGGTGACGTCAGATGACACCTTCTTTGAACAAACCAAG GCCCAGTTGGAGGCAGAGGGACATACTGCTGTAGAACCATCAGAGTTCTTCCTTAGTGAGGATACTTCTTCATCTCTACTCATCATCCTTAGGAATGAAGATATCGCAGAGCACATTTGTGAG GTGCCACACTTGCTCGAGCTGAAGAAGTCACCGAGTGTGCAGTTTGCTGGAATTGATGAACCAGATGATGTTGTGAATCTCACTCACCAGGAGCTCTTTATGAGGGGTGGTTTTATAATGTTCGACAGAGCCACACTGGAGTCCCTCAGCCTTA gcaacatgaaaaaaatgtcagaaatcttGCAAGAGCTAAGCAGAACGGGGAAGTGGAAATGGATGTTGCACTACAGAGACAGTCGTTGGATCAAAGAAAATGCAAG GTTGAGCGCAgaggcaaaagaaaagaagcactTCCTAAACTGGTGCCACGAAGTTGGACTATTGGAGGTCTTACCTTACCATGAGTGTGACCTCATGTCAAAAGATCAGCCTGACTATCTCACATGTTTGGTCCGTCTGCAGGTTCAGAATATATCAGCCCGCTACCCTGTGTTTATAACTG aTACAACAGACAGTGCATTTGGAACGAATGGAATTTTAACAATGACTTTGAGCTCTTTCCTGACGTGTTCTCTGAGTGAAACATTTGCTGTCTGA